Sequence from the Streptosporangium brasiliense genome:
AATAGGTGCCTATCGCGTCGGTCATTGCATCCCCTTTTCCGCGTTTGTTTGGGAGCGGCGAGACGATGTCCGCCGGAAGCCAGAGTGTCATCGACCAGCCGTTGCGGGACCGAGGAGATTACCGAAGACATTCGCTACGGTCTTAACGCGGCAAGTACGGCGATGCACTGTTGTCGAGTGGCTGACAACGATTTCAAGGCACTGCTCGCCTCGCCTGACGTACGCCGGTTCGTACTCGCGGGCTTCGTGGGCCGGATGCAGATGTCCATGCTGGGCATCGCGACGATCCTGCTGGTGACCTCGGCCACCGGCTCCTACGCACTCGCCGGCGCGGTGGGTGCCACCATCCTGGTCTCCCAGGCGTTCGCCGCTCCACGGATCGGCCGGCTGGGCGACCGCTACGGGCAGGGGCGGGTCCTGCGGCCGGTCGTGCTGCTGCACGCGCTCGGGCTGGCCGGCATCATGGCCGGCGTCGCGACGGGCGCGGTCTGGCTGCTGTTCCTGTCGGCGGTCTGCGCGGGCCTGGCCTTCCCCCCGCTGGGCCCGATGGTCCGCGCCCGGTGGACGGCGCTGGTGGGCGGGACCCCGCAGCTGAAGACGGCCTTCTCCGTCGAGGGGGCCATCGACGAGGTGATCTACATCGTCGGCCCGGTGCTCGCCACCATGCTCGCCGCGGCGCTCCACCCGGCGGCGGGCTTCGTCGCGGGCCTGGTCCTGACGGTGGCCGGCGGGCTGGCCTACGCCGCCATGCGGCGCACCGAGCCGCCGCTCGCCACCGAGCACCGCCGCGAGCCGTCCCTCCTGAGGGTCTCCGGGCTGCGCCTGGTGCTGGTGTTCGGGCTCGCGCTGGGCGTCATCCTCGGCTCGGTGGAGATCTCCATGGTCGCCTTCACCGAGGATCTGGGCCGGCCCGCGCTCGCCGGCCCGTTCGTCGCCGCGCTGTCGGTCGGCAGCCTCGTCACCGGCCTGCTGTACGGCTCGCGGCAGTGGACGGCACCGCTGGCCCAGCGGTTCCTGGCCTGTTCGGCGTGCCTGGCCGTCGGCCTGCTGCCGCTCGTCGTCACCAC
This genomic interval carries:
- a CDS encoding MFS transporter: MADNDFKALLASPDVRRFVLAGFVGRMQMSMLGIATILLVTSATGSYALAGAVGATILVSQAFAAPRIGRLGDRYGQGRVLRPVVLLHALGLAGIMAGVATGAVWLLFLSAVCAGLAFPPLGPMVRARWTALVGGTPQLKTAFSVEGAIDEVIYIVGPVLATMLAAALHPAAGFVAGLVLTVAGGLAYAAMRRTEPPLATEHRREPSLLRVSGLRLVLVFGLALGVILGSVEISMVAFTEDLGRPALAGPFVAALSVGSLVTGLLYGSRQWTAPLAQRFLACSACLAVGLLPLVVTTGLPLMALSAFVAGAAIAPTLIVMYEIVETLVPAARSSEGFAWVQSALVIGLAAGVSLSGQVTDALDGHHAFRVTAAAGAVALVMAALYVRLGQGVRRAEAVLVK